The following proteins are encoded in a genomic region of Hippopotamus amphibius kiboko isolate mHipAmp2 chromosome 8, mHipAmp2.hap2, whole genome shotgun sequence:
- the MED15 gene encoding mediator of RNA polymerase II transcription subunit 15 isoform X4, translating to MDVSGQETDWRSAAFRQKLVSQIEDAMRKAGVAHSKSSKDMESHVFLKAKTRDEYLSLVARLIIHFRDIHNKKSQASVSDPMNALQSLTGGPAAGAAGIGLPARGPGQPLSGMGGLGAMGQPMPLSGQPPPGPSGMAPHGMTVVSTATPQTQLQLQQVALQQQQFQAQQQAALQQQQQQFQAQQSAMQQQFQAAVQQQQQLQQQQQQQHLIKLHHQNQQQMQQQQQQQLQRMAQLQLQQQQQQQQQQALQAQPPMPQPQPPPAQALPPQLQQLHHPPHHQPPPQPPPPVAQNPPPQLPPQTQTQPLGSQAPALPAQMLYPQPQLKLVRAPMVVQQPQVQPQVPPQTAVPTAQASQVVGPGVQVSQSGLPMLSSPSPGQQVQTPQSMPPPPQPSPQPGPPSSQPNSNVSSGPAPSPGGFLPSPSPQPSQSPVTARTPQNFSVPSPGPLNTPVNPSSVMSPAGSSQAEEQQYLEKLKQLSKYIEPLRRMINKIDKNEDRKKDLSKMKSLLDILTDPSKRCPLKTLQKCEIALEKLKNDMAVPTPPPPPVPPTKQQYLCQPLLDAVLANIRSPVFNHSLYRTFVPAVTAIHGPPVTAPAVCARKRRFEEDDRQTIPNVLQGEVARLDPKFLVNLDPSHCSNNGTVHLICKLDDKDLPSVPPLELSVPADYPAQSPLWIDRQWQYDANPFLQSVRRCMTSRLLQLPDKHSVTALLNTWAQSIHQACLSAA from the exons GACGAGTACCTTTCTCTCGTGGCCAGGCTCATCATCCATTTTCGAGACATCC ataACAAGAAATCTCAAGCTTCTGTGAGTG ACCCTATGAACGCGCTGCAGAGCCTGActggcgggcccgccgcgggagCAGCCGGCATCGGCCTGCCTGCTCGGGGCCCGGGCCAGCCCCTGAGCGGGATGGGCGGCCTGGGGGCCATGGGGCAGCCGATGCCGCTCTCGGGGCAGCCGCCCCCCGGCCCCTCGGGGATGGCCCCCCACGGCATGACTGTCGTGTCCACGGCCACTCCACAGA CCCAGCTGCAGCTCCAGCAGGTGGcgctgcagcagcagcagttcCAGGCGCAGCAGCAGGCGgcgctgcagcagcagcagcagcagttccAGGCGCAGCAGAGCGCCATGCAGCAGCAGTTCCAGGCCGCcgtgcagcagcagcagcagctccagcagcagcagcagcagcagcacctgatCAAGCTGCACCACCAGAACCAGCAGCAG atgcagcagcagcagcagcagcagctccagcgGATGGCGCAGCTGcagctccagcagcagcagcaacagcagcagcagcaggctcTGCAGGCCCAGCCCCCGATGCCGCAGCCGCAGCCCCCGCCCGCACAGGCCCTGCCCccgcagctgcagcagctgcacCACCCGCCACACCACCAGCCCCCGCCGCAGCCCCCGCCGCCCGTGGCCCAGAACCCACCGCCGCAGCTCCCGCCGCAGACGCAGACGCAGCCGTTGGGGTCGCAGGCCCCGGCCCTGCCCGCGCAGATGCTGTACCCGCAGCCGCAGCTGAAGCTC GTCCGGGCCCCGATGGTGGTGCAGCAGCCACAGGTGCAGCCCCAGGTGCCGCCGCAGACAGCAGTGCCGACGGCGCAGGCCTCCCAGGTCGTGGGTCCCGGAGTCCAG GTCAGCCAGAGCGGCCTCCCCATGCTGTCGTCGCCGTCGCCGGGCCAGCAAGTGCAGACCCCGCAGTCgatgcccccgcccccccagccgtCCCCGCAGCCCGGCCCGCCCAGCTCGCAGCCCAACTCCAACGTCAG CTCCGGCCCCGCGCCGTCGCCTGGCGGCTTCCTGCCCAGCCCCTCGCCGCAGCCCTCTCAGAGCCCGGTGACAGCGCGCACCCCGCAGAACTTCAGCGTCCCCTCCCCAGGACCCCTGAACACCCCCG TGAACCCCAGCTCCGTGATGAGCCCCGCGGGCTCCAGCCAGGCCGAGGAGCAGCAGTACCTGGAGAAGCTGAAGCAGCTCTCCAAGTACATCGAGCCCCTGCGCCGCATGATAAACAAGATCGACAAGAACGAAG ACAGAAAAAAGGACCTGAGTAAGATGAAGAGCCTTCTGGACATTCTGACAGACCCTTCCAAGCG GTGCCCCCTGAAGACGCTGCAGAAGTGTGAGATCGCCCTGGAGAAACTCAAGAACGACATGGCGGTG CCcacgcccccgccgcccccggtgCCGCCCACCAAGCAGCAGTACCTGTGCCAGCCGCTCCTGGATGCCGTGCTGGCCAACATCCGCTCCCCCGTCTTCAACCACTCCCTGTACCGCACGTTCGTGCCGGCCGTGACGGCCATCCACGGCCCCCCCGTCAC GGCCCCGGCGGTGTGCGCCCGGAAGCGTAGGTTTGAAGAGGACGACCGGCAGACCATCCCCAACGTGCTGCAGGGGGAGGTGGCCCGGTTGGATCCTAAGTTCCTGGTGAACTTGGACCCTTCTCACTGCAGCAACAACGGCACCGTCCACCTGATATGCAAGCTAG ATGACAAGGACCTCCCGAGCGTGCCACCGCTGGAGCTCAGCGTGCCTGCGGACTACCCCGCCCAGAGCCCGCTGTGGATCGACCGGCAGTGGCAGTACG ACGCTAACCCCTTCCTGCAGTCGGTGCGCCGGTGCATGACCTCCCGGCTGCTGCAGCTGCCCGACAAGCACTCGGTCACGGCCCTGCTCAACACCTGGGCCCAGAGCATCCACCAGGCCTGCCTCTCGGCTGCCTAG
- the MED15 gene encoding mediator of RNA polymerase II transcription subunit 15 isoform X1, translating to MDVSGQETDWRSAAFRQKLVSQIEDAMRKAGVAHSKSSKDMESHVFLKAKTRDEYLSLVARLIIHFRDIHNKKSQASVSDPMNALQSLTGGPAAGAAGIGLPARGPGQPLSGMGGLGAMGQPMPLSGQPPPGPSGMAPHGMTVVSTATPQTQLQLQQVALQQQQFQAQQQAALQQQQQQFQAQQSAMQQQFQAAVQQQQQLQQQQQQQHLIKLHHQNQQQMQQQQQQQLQRMAQLQLQQQQQQQQQQALQAQPPMPQPQPPPAQALPPQLQQLHHPPHHQPPPQPPPPVAQNPPPQLPPQTQTQPLGSQAPALPAQMLYPQPQLKLVRAPMVVQQPQVQPQVPPQTAVPTAQASQVVGPGVQVSQSGLPMLSSPSPGQQVQTPQSMPPPPQPSPQPGPPSSQPNSNVSSGPAPSPGGFLPSPSPQPSQSPVTARTPQNFSVPSPGPLNTPVNPSSVMSPAGSSQAEEQQYLEKLKQLSKYIEPLRRMINKIDKNEDRKKDLSKMKSLLDILTDPSKRCPLKTLQKCEIALEKLKNDMAVPTPPPPPVPPTKQQYLCQPLLDAVLANIRSPVFNHSLYRTFVPAVTAIHGPPVTCVPPRAQRAAGPGPGPGRGGQHAASSRAPAVCARKRRFEEDDRQTIPNVLQGEVARLDPKFLVNLDPSHCSNNGTVHLICKLDDKDLPSVPPLELSVPADYPAQSPLWIDRQWQYDANPFLQSVRRCMTSRLLQLPDKHSVTALLNTWAQSIHQACLSAA from the exons GACGAGTACCTTTCTCTCGTGGCCAGGCTCATCATCCATTTTCGAGACATCC ataACAAGAAATCTCAAGCTTCTGTGAGTG ACCCTATGAACGCGCTGCAGAGCCTGActggcgggcccgccgcgggagCAGCCGGCATCGGCCTGCCTGCTCGGGGCCCGGGCCAGCCCCTGAGCGGGATGGGCGGCCTGGGGGCCATGGGGCAGCCGATGCCGCTCTCGGGGCAGCCGCCCCCCGGCCCCTCGGGGATGGCCCCCCACGGCATGACTGTCGTGTCCACGGCCACTCCACAGA CCCAGCTGCAGCTCCAGCAGGTGGcgctgcagcagcagcagttcCAGGCGCAGCAGCAGGCGgcgctgcagcagcagcagcagcagttccAGGCGCAGCAGAGCGCCATGCAGCAGCAGTTCCAGGCCGCcgtgcagcagcagcagcagctccagcagcagcagcagcagcagcacctgatCAAGCTGCACCACCAGAACCAGCAGCAG atgcagcagcagcagcagcagcagctccagcgGATGGCGCAGCTGcagctccagcagcagcagcaacagcagcagcagcaggctcTGCAGGCCCAGCCCCCGATGCCGCAGCCGCAGCCCCCGCCCGCACAGGCCCTGCCCccgcagctgcagcagctgcacCACCCGCCACACCACCAGCCCCCGCCGCAGCCCCCGCCGCCCGTGGCCCAGAACCCACCGCCGCAGCTCCCGCCGCAGACGCAGACGCAGCCGTTGGGGTCGCAGGCCCCGGCCCTGCCCGCGCAGATGCTGTACCCGCAGCCGCAGCTGAAGCTC GTCCGGGCCCCGATGGTGGTGCAGCAGCCACAGGTGCAGCCCCAGGTGCCGCCGCAGACAGCAGTGCCGACGGCGCAGGCCTCCCAGGTCGTGGGTCCCGGAGTCCAG GTCAGCCAGAGCGGCCTCCCCATGCTGTCGTCGCCGTCGCCGGGCCAGCAAGTGCAGACCCCGCAGTCgatgcccccgcccccccagccgtCCCCGCAGCCCGGCCCGCCCAGCTCGCAGCCCAACTCCAACGTCAG CTCCGGCCCCGCGCCGTCGCCTGGCGGCTTCCTGCCCAGCCCCTCGCCGCAGCCCTCTCAGAGCCCGGTGACAGCGCGCACCCCGCAGAACTTCAGCGTCCCCTCCCCAGGACCCCTGAACACCCCCG TGAACCCCAGCTCCGTGATGAGCCCCGCGGGCTCCAGCCAGGCCGAGGAGCAGCAGTACCTGGAGAAGCTGAAGCAGCTCTCCAAGTACATCGAGCCCCTGCGCCGCATGATAAACAAGATCGACAAGAACGAAG ACAGAAAAAAGGACCTGAGTAAGATGAAGAGCCTTCTGGACATTCTGACAGACCCTTCCAAGCG GTGCCCCCTGAAGACGCTGCAGAAGTGTGAGATCGCCCTGGAGAAACTCAAGAACGACATGGCGGTG CCcacgcccccgccgcccccggtgCCGCCCACCAAGCAGCAGTACCTGTGCCAGCCGCTCCTGGATGCCGTGCTGGCCAACATCCGCTCCCCCGTCTTCAACCACTCCCTGTACCGCACGTTCGTGCCGGCCGTGACGGCCATCCACGGCCCCCCCGTCACGTGCGTACCGCCCAGGGCTCAGCGGGCGGCGGGGCCCGGGCCGGGGCCTGGCCGGGGTGGTCAGCACGCGGCCTCTTCCAGGGCCCCGGCGGTGTGCGCCCGGAAGCGTAGGTTTGAAGAGGACGACCGGCAGACCATCCCCAACGTGCTGCAGGGGGAGGTGGCCCGGTTGGATCCTAAGTTCCTGGTGAACTTGGACCCTTCTCACTGCAGCAACAACGGCACCGTCCACCTGATATGCAAGCTAG ATGACAAGGACCTCCCGAGCGTGCCACCGCTGGAGCTCAGCGTGCCTGCGGACTACCCCGCCCAGAGCCCGCTGTGGATCGACCGGCAGTGGCAGTACG ACGCTAACCCCTTCCTGCAGTCGGTGCGCCGGTGCATGACCTCCCGGCTGCTGCAGCTGCCCGACAAGCACTCGGTCACGGCCCTGCTCAACACCTGGGCCCAGAGCATCCACCAGGCCTGCCTCTCGGCTGCCTAG
- the MED15 gene encoding mediator of RNA polymerase II transcription subunit 15 isoform X5, producing MDVSGQETDWRSAAFRQKLVSQIEDAMRKAGVAHSKSSKDMESHVFLKAKTRDEYLSLVARLIIHFRDIHNKKSQASVSAQLQLQQVALQQQQFQAQQQAALQQQQQQFQAQQSAMQQQFQAAVQQQQQLQQQQQQQHLIKLHHQNQQQMQQQQQQQLQRMAQLQLQQQQQQQQQQALQAQPPMPQPQPPPAQALPPQLQQLHHPPHHQPPPQPPPPVAQNPPPQLPPQTQTQPLGSQAPALPAQMLYPQPQLKLVRAPMVVQQPQVQPQVPPQTAVPTAQASQVVGPGVQVSQSGLPMLSSPSPGQQVQTPQSMPPPPQPSPQPGPPSSQPNSNVSSGPAPSPGGFLPSPSPQPSQSPVTARTPQNFSVPSPGPLNTPVNPSSVMSPAGSSQAEEQQYLEKLKQLSKYIEPLRRMINKIDKNEDRKKDLSKMKSLLDILTDPSKRCPLKTLQKCEIALEKLKNDMAVPTPPPPPVPPTKQQYLCQPLLDAVLANIRSPVFNHSLYRTFVPAVTAIHGPPVTCVPPRAQRAAGPGPGPGRGGQHAASSRAPAVCARKRRFEEDDRQTIPNVLQGEVARLDPKFLVNLDPSHCSNNGTVHLICKLDDKDLPSVPPLELSVPADYPAQSPLWIDRQWQYDANPFLQSVRRCMTSRLLQLPDKHSVTALLNTWAQSIHQACLSAA from the exons GACGAGTACCTTTCTCTCGTGGCCAGGCTCATCATCCATTTTCGAGACATCC ataACAAGAAATCTCAAGCTTCTGTGAGTG CCCAGCTGCAGCTCCAGCAGGTGGcgctgcagcagcagcagttcCAGGCGCAGCAGCAGGCGgcgctgcagcagcagcagcagcagttccAGGCGCAGCAGAGCGCCATGCAGCAGCAGTTCCAGGCCGCcgtgcagcagcagcagcagctccagcagcagcagcagcagcagcacctgatCAAGCTGCACCACCAGAACCAGCAGCAG atgcagcagcagcagcagcagcagctccagcgGATGGCGCAGCTGcagctccagcagcagcagcaacagcagcagcagcaggctcTGCAGGCCCAGCCCCCGATGCCGCAGCCGCAGCCCCCGCCCGCACAGGCCCTGCCCccgcagctgcagcagctgcacCACCCGCCACACCACCAGCCCCCGCCGCAGCCCCCGCCGCCCGTGGCCCAGAACCCACCGCCGCAGCTCCCGCCGCAGACGCAGACGCAGCCGTTGGGGTCGCAGGCCCCGGCCCTGCCCGCGCAGATGCTGTACCCGCAGCCGCAGCTGAAGCTC GTCCGGGCCCCGATGGTGGTGCAGCAGCCACAGGTGCAGCCCCAGGTGCCGCCGCAGACAGCAGTGCCGACGGCGCAGGCCTCCCAGGTCGTGGGTCCCGGAGTCCAG GTCAGCCAGAGCGGCCTCCCCATGCTGTCGTCGCCGTCGCCGGGCCAGCAAGTGCAGACCCCGCAGTCgatgcccccgcccccccagccgtCCCCGCAGCCCGGCCCGCCCAGCTCGCAGCCCAACTCCAACGTCAG CTCCGGCCCCGCGCCGTCGCCTGGCGGCTTCCTGCCCAGCCCCTCGCCGCAGCCCTCTCAGAGCCCGGTGACAGCGCGCACCCCGCAGAACTTCAGCGTCCCCTCCCCAGGACCCCTGAACACCCCCG TGAACCCCAGCTCCGTGATGAGCCCCGCGGGCTCCAGCCAGGCCGAGGAGCAGCAGTACCTGGAGAAGCTGAAGCAGCTCTCCAAGTACATCGAGCCCCTGCGCCGCATGATAAACAAGATCGACAAGAACGAAG ACAGAAAAAAGGACCTGAGTAAGATGAAGAGCCTTCTGGACATTCTGACAGACCCTTCCAAGCG GTGCCCCCTGAAGACGCTGCAGAAGTGTGAGATCGCCCTGGAGAAACTCAAGAACGACATGGCGGTG CCcacgcccccgccgcccccggtgCCGCCCACCAAGCAGCAGTACCTGTGCCAGCCGCTCCTGGATGCCGTGCTGGCCAACATCCGCTCCCCCGTCTTCAACCACTCCCTGTACCGCACGTTCGTGCCGGCCGTGACGGCCATCCACGGCCCCCCCGTCACGTGCGTACCGCCCAGGGCTCAGCGGGCGGCGGGGCCCGGGCCGGGGCCTGGCCGGGGTGGTCAGCACGCGGCCTCTTCCAGGGCCCCGGCGGTGTGCGCCCGGAAGCGTAGGTTTGAAGAGGACGACCGGCAGACCATCCCCAACGTGCTGCAGGGGGAGGTGGCCCGGTTGGATCCTAAGTTCCTGGTGAACTTGGACCCTTCTCACTGCAGCAACAACGGCACCGTCCACCTGATATGCAAGCTAG ATGACAAGGACCTCCCGAGCGTGCCACCGCTGGAGCTCAGCGTGCCTGCGGACTACCCCGCCCAGAGCCCGCTGTGGATCGACCGGCAGTGGCAGTACG ACGCTAACCCCTTCCTGCAGTCGGTGCGCCGGTGCATGACCTCCCGGCTGCTGCAGCTGCCCGACAAGCACTCGGTCACGGCCCTGCTCAACACCTGGGCCCAGAGCATCCACCAGGCCTGCCTCTCGGCTGCCTAG
- the MED15 gene encoding mediator of RNA polymerase II transcription subunit 15 isoform X2, which translates to MGVTVEDAMRKAGVAHSKSSKDMESHVFLKAKTRDEYLSLVARLIIHFRDIHNKKSQASVSDPMNALQSLTGGPAAGAAGIGLPARGPGQPLSGMGGLGAMGQPMPLSGQPPPGPSGMAPHGMTVVSTATPQTQLQLQQVALQQQQFQAQQQAALQQQQQQFQAQQSAMQQQFQAAVQQQQQLQQQQQQQHLIKLHHQNQQQMQQQQQQQLQRMAQLQLQQQQQQQQQQALQAQPPMPQPQPPPAQALPPQLQQLHHPPHHQPPPQPPPPVAQNPPPQLPPQTQTQPLGSQAPALPAQMLYPQPQLKLVRAPMVVQQPQVQPQVPPQTAVPTAQASQVVGPGVQVSQSGLPMLSSPSPGQQVQTPQSMPPPPQPSPQPGPPSSQPNSNVSSGPAPSPGGFLPSPSPQPSQSPVTARTPQNFSVPSPGPLNTPVNPSSVMSPAGSSQAEEQQYLEKLKQLSKYIEPLRRMINKIDKNEDRKKDLSKMKSLLDILTDPSKRCPLKTLQKCEIALEKLKNDMAVPTPPPPPVPPTKQQYLCQPLLDAVLANIRSPVFNHSLYRTFVPAVTAIHGPPVTCVPPRAQRAAGPGPGPGRGGQHAASSRAPAVCARKRRFEEDDRQTIPNVLQGEVARLDPKFLVNLDPSHCSNNGTVHLICKLDDKDLPSVPPLELSVPADYPAQSPLWIDRQWQYDANPFLQSVRRCMTSRLLQLPDKHSVTALLNTWAQSIHQACLSAA; encoded by the exons GACGAGTACCTTTCTCTCGTGGCCAGGCTCATCATCCATTTTCGAGACATCC ataACAAGAAATCTCAAGCTTCTGTGAGTG ACCCTATGAACGCGCTGCAGAGCCTGActggcgggcccgccgcgggagCAGCCGGCATCGGCCTGCCTGCTCGGGGCCCGGGCCAGCCCCTGAGCGGGATGGGCGGCCTGGGGGCCATGGGGCAGCCGATGCCGCTCTCGGGGCAGCCGCCCCCCGGCCCCTCGGGGATGGCCCCCCACGGCATGACTGTCGTGTCCACGGCCACTCCACAGA CCCAGCTGCAGCTCCAGCAGGTGGcgctgcagcagcagcagttcCAGGCGCAGCAGCAGGCGgcgctgcagcagcagcagcagcagttccAGGCGCAGCAGAGCGCCATGCAGCAGCAGTTCCAGGCCGCcgtgcagcagcagcagcagctccagcagcagcagcagcagcagcacctgatCAAGCTGCACCACCAGAACCAGCAGCAG atgcagcagcagcagcagcagcagctccagcgGATGGCGCAGCTGcagctccagcagcagcagcaacagcagcagcagcaggctcTGCAGGCCCAGCCCCCGATGCCGCAGCCGCAGCCCCCGCCCGCACAGGCCCTGCCCccgcagctgcagcagctgcacCACCCGCCACACCACCAGCCCCCGCCGCAGCCCCCGCCGCCCGTGGCCCAGAACCCACCGCCGCAGCTCCCGCCGCAGACGCAGACGCAGCCGTTGGGGTCGCAGGCCCCGGCCCTGCCCGCGCAGATGCTGTACCCGCAGCCGCAGCTGAAGCTC GTCCGGGCCCCGATGGTGGTGCAGCAGCCACAGGTGCAGCCCCAGGTGCCGCCGCAGACAGCAGTGCCGACGGCGCAGGCCTCCCAGGTCGTGGGTCCCGGAGTCCAG GTCAGCCAGAGCGGCCTCCCCATGCTGTCGTCGCCGTCGCCGGGCCAGCAAGTGCAGACCCCGCAGTCgatgcccccgcccccccagccgtCCCCGCAGCCCGGCCCGCCCAGCTCGCAGCCCAACTCCAACGTCAG CTCCGGCCCCGCGCCGTCGCCTGGCGGCTTCCTGCCCAGCCCCTCGCCGCAGCCCTCTCAGAGCCCGGTGACAGCGCGCACCCCGCAGAACTTCAGCGTCCCCTCCCCAGGACCCCTGAACACCCCCG TGAACCCCAGCTCCGTGATGAGCCCCGCGGGCTCCAGCCAGGCCGAGGAGCAGCAGTACCTGGAGAAGCTGAAGCAGCTCTCCAAGTACATCGAGCCCCTGCGCCGCATGATAAACAAGATCGACAAGAACGAAG ACAGAAAAAAGGACCTGAGTAAGATGAAGAGCCTTCTGGACATTCTGACAGACCCTTCCAAGCG GTGCCCCCTGAAGACGCTGCAGAAGTGTGAGATCGCCCTGGAGAAACTCAAGAACGACATGGCGGTG CCcacgcccccgccgcccccggtgCCGCCCACCAAGCAGCAGTACCTGTGCCAGCCGCTCCTGGATGCCGTGCTGGCCAACATCCGCTCCCCCGTCTTCAACCACTCCCTGTACCGCACGTTCGTGCCGGCCGTGACGGCCATCCACGGCCCCCCCGTCACGTGCGTACCGCCCAGGGCTCAGCGGGCGGCGGGGCCCGGGCCGGGGCCTGGCCGGGGTGGTCAGCACGCGGCCTCTTCCAGGGCCCCGGCGGTGTGCGCCCGGAAGCGTAGGTTTGAAGAGGACGACCGGCAGACCATCCCCAACGTGCTGCAGGGGGAGGTGGCCCGGTTGGATCCTAAGTTCCTGGTGAACTTGGACCCTTCTCACTGCAGCAACAACGGCACCGTCCACCTGATATGCAAGCTAG ATGACAAGGACCTCCCGAGCGTGCCACCGCTGGAGCTCAGCGTGCCTGCGGACTACCCCGCCCAGAGCCCGCTGTGGATCGACCGGCAGTGGCAGTACG ACGCTAACCCCTTCCTGCAGTCGGTGCGCCGGTGCATGACCTCCCGGCTGCTGCAGCTGCCCGACAAGCACTCGGTCACGGCCCTGCTCAACACCTGGGCCCAGAGCATCCACCAGGCCTGCCTCTCGGCTGCCTAG
- the MED15 gene encoding mediator of RNA polymerase II transcription subunit 15 isoform X3 has translation MRKAGVAHSKSSKDMESHVFLKAKTRDEYLSLVARLIIHFRDIHNKKSQASVSDPMNALQSLTGGPAAGAAGIGLPARGPGQPLSGMGGLGAMGQPMPLSGQPPPGPSGMAPHGMTVVSTATPQTQLQLQQVALQQQQFQAQQQAALQQQQQQFQAQQSAMQQQFQAAVQQQQQLQQQQQQQHLIKLHHQNQQQMQQQQQQQLQRMAQLQLQQQQQQQQQQALQAQPPMPQPQPPPAQALPPQLQQLHHPPHHQPPPQPPPPVAQNPPPQLPPQTQTQPLGSQAPALPAQMLYPQPQLKLVRAPMVVQQPQVQPQVPPQTAVPTAQASQVVGPGVQVSQSGLPMLSSPSPGQQVQTPQSMPPPPQPSPQPGPPSSQPNSNVSSGPAPSPGGFLPSPSPQPSQSPVTARTPQNFSVPSPGPLNTPVNPSSVMSPAGSSQAEEQQYLEKLKQLSKYIEPLRRMINKIDKNEDRKKDLSKMKSLLDILTDPSKRCPLKTLQKCEIALEKLKNDMAVPTPPPPPVPPTKQQYLCQPLLDAVLANIRSPVFNHSLYRTFVPAVTAIHGPPVTCVPPRAQRAAGPGPGPGRGGQHAASSRAPAVCARKRRFEEDDRQTIPNVLQGEVARLDPKFLVNLDPSHCSNNGTVHLICKLDDKDLPSVPPLELSVPADYPAQSPLWIDRQWQYDANPFLQSVRRCMTSRLLQLPDKHSVTALLNTWAQSIHQACLSAA, from the exons GACGAGTACCTTTCTCTCGTGGCCAGGCTCATCATCCATTTTCGAGACATCC ataACAAGAAATCTCAAGCTTCTGTGAGTG ACCCTATGAACGCGCTGCAGAGCCTGActggcgggcccgccgcgggagCAGCCGGCATCGGCCTGCCTGCTCGGGGCCCGGGCCAGCCCCTGAGCGGGATGGGCGGCCTGGGGGCCATGGGGCAGCCGATGCCGCTCTCGGGGCAGCCGCCCCCCGGCCCCTCGGGGATGGCCCCCCACGGCATGACTGTCGTGTCCACGGCCACTCCACAGA CCCAGCTGCAGCTCCAGCAGGTGGcgctgcagcagcagcagttcCAGGCGCAGCAGCAGGCGgcgctgcagcagcagcagcagcagttccAGGCGCAGCAGAGCGCCATGCAGCAGCAGTTCCAGGCCGCcgtgcagcagcagcagcagctccagcagcagcagcagcagcagcacctgatCAAGCTGCACCACCAGAACCAGCAGCAG atgcagcagcagcagcagcagcagctccagcgGATGGCGCAGCTGcagctccagcagcagcagcaacagcagcagcagcaggctcTGCAGGCCCAGCCCCCGATGCCGCAGCCGCAGCCCCCGCCCGCACAGGCCCTGCCCccgcagctgcagcagctgcacCACCCGCCACACCACCAGCCCCCGCCGCAGCCCCCGCCGCCCGTGGCCCAGAACCCACCGCCGCAGCTCCCGCCGCAGACGCAGACGCAGCCGTTGGGGTCGCAGGCCCCGGCCCTGCCCGCGCAGATGCTGTACCCGCAGCCGCAGCTGAAGCTC GTCCGGGCCCCGATGGTGGTGCAGCAGCCACAGGTGCAGCCCCAGGTGCCGCCGCAGACAGCAGTGCCGACGGCGCAGGCCTCCCAGGTCGTGGGTCCCGGAGTCCAG GTCAGCCAGAGCGGCCTCCCCATGCTGTCGTCGCCGTCGCCGGGCCAGCAAGTGCAGACCCCGCAGTCgatgcccccgcccccccagccgtCCCCGCAGCCCGGCCCGCCCAGCTCGCAGCCCAACTCCAACGTCAG CTCCGGCCCCGCGCCGTCGCCTGGCGGCTTCCTGCCCAGCCCCTCGCCGCAGCCCTCTCAGAGCCCGGTGACAGCGCGCACCCCGCAGAACTTCAGCGTCCCCTCCCCAGGACCCCTGAACACCCCCG TGAACCCCAGCTCCGTGATGAGCCCCGCGGGCTCCAGCCAGGCCGAGGAGCAGCAGTACCTGGAGAAGCTGAAGCAGCTCTCCAAGTACATCGAGCCCCTGCGCCGCATGATAAACAAGATCGACAAGAACGAAG ACAGAAAAAAGGACCTGAGTAAGATGAAGAGCCTTCTGGACATTCTGACAGACCCTTCCAAGCG GTGCCCCCTGAAGACGCTGCAGAAGTGTGAGATCGCCCTGGAGAAACTCAAGAACGACATGGCGGTG CCcacgcccccgccgcccccggtgCCGCCCACCAAGCAGCAGTACCTGTGCCAGCCGCTCCTGGATGCCGTGCTGGCCAACATCCGCTCCCCCGTCTTCAACCACTCCCTGTACCGCACGTTCGTGCCGGCCGTGACGGCCATCCACGGCCCCCCCGTCACGTGCGTACCGCCCAGGGCTCAGCGGGCGGCGGGGCCCGGGCCGGGGCCTGGCCGGGGTGGTCAGCACGCGGCCTCTTCCAGGGCCCCGGCGGTGTGCGCCCGGAAGCGTAGGTTTGAAGAGGACGACCGGCAGACCATCCCCAACGTGCTGCAGGGGGAGGTGGCCCGGTTGGATCCTAAGTTCCTGGTGAACTTGGACCCTTCTCACTGCAGCAACAACGGCACCGTCCACCTGATATGCAAGCTAG ATGACAAGGACCTCCCGAGCGTGCCACCGCTGGAGCTCAGCGTGCCTGCGGACTACCCCGCCCAGAGCCCGCTGTGGATCGACCGGCAGTGGCAGTACG ACGCTAACCCCTTCCTGCAGTCGGTGCGCCGGTGCATGACCTCCCGGCTGCTGCAGCTGCCCGACAAGCACTCGGTCACGGCCCTGCTCAACACCTGGGCCCAGAGCATCCACCAGGCCTGCCTCTCGGCTGCCTAG